A window of the Cicer arietinum cultivar CDC Frontier isolate Library 1 chromosome 6, Cicar.CDCFrontier_v2.0, whole genome shotgun sequence genome harbors these coding sequences:
- the LOC101513940 gene encoding uncharacterized protein — MAKRSDFAQKLLDDLRLRKERMTATATATATASHSHSSNQSHHLPIDAYAYTKQTYRGSRNTKANEIVSSGSGEMLNRSSRRQRSVKSGELSNQIIPYGKAFENGGKLRRADLSFTNSILGFLQKIQRGTMDRGSNLDRQLASTSHTLSLVQINEISKGAQKLNHILRACCSNGVNMDTYSLNFAKELLQGAIDLEESLGMLVELQKSSEFMITSQTQNKNRITLLEEEEEDDDEEDKRRMEKMQLVRPTFLFDNKMLRTITITKSKEAKKIKVSQQKGIPTNNSEAVADISNQMGDKGRIPNVIAKLMGLDNLPEKKDSRNSNTASSKHSSSTTLKSKQTDNLIKNQKVVVGSFKNLMFGGADKNLVLQNQKTISESEVVGIKSLKGFDKASIINGSAQKNLVRESQNYVEVVMGRKQDRPNNSGTSKGRTTSNGNDPVRNLHERRSQVKSANQVANASIIQPEKRHAITNKHMQMGNENKSRDHLGVQKSNSYYILSKGRGREMTIENSSKQSTNNPQKKKKKKQSSINQPTPFKKSCGNHDLVESNEKVNEIINRKSSPRYEDFERRQTVLKDHKLASSKKIKPEQMLRGRNGQGKFQEASDRASGGKFKVFNGAERKRASMFIEAEQLLPTTLYNSGSGGDLQESPNDLQYEAVPGSPHEGLKTSEVALHKIKTNGGIQEYGMGVKLEDQNICEKQPLLTESGNRLKLILVMSQLFVNTAEALFRLNIPFGILQGGRQDQGSKLILDCGYEVMKRKGIRQELKVHTCSKISSITSTANIIRSLDDLVRQLSEDMDKLKLYGRKNSSQVDVEEMIQRDVYHKYPDIDCMWDLGWNDDTLAFIEKYDVIRDIEKHIISVLLDEITKDYCMFKEN; from the exons ATGCATATGCTTACACCAAGCAAACCTACAGAGGGTCGAGAAATACAAAAGCAAATGAAATT GTTAGTTCCGGAAGTGGGGAGATGCTGAATAGGTCTAGCAGAAGGCAGAGATCAGTAAAGAGTGGAGAGTTGTCAAATCAGATCATTCCTTACGGGAAAGCCTTTGAGAATGGAGGGAAACTAAGAAGGGCCGATTTGTCTTTCACTAATTCAATTTTGGGTTTCCTTCAGAAAATTCAAAGGGGAACAATGGATCGAGGAAGCAATTTGGACAGGCAACTAGCTTCTACTAGTCACACCCTCTCTCTTGTGCAGATAAATGAGATCTCCAAAGGTGCACAAAAACTCAACCACATATTGAGAGCCTGCTGCTCCAATGGAGTTAACATGGATACATAttcattaaattttgcaaaGGAACTATTACAAGGAGCTATTGATTTGGAAGAGTCCCTTGGGATGCTAGTAGAGCTGCAGAAAAGTTCAGAGTTTATGATTACCTCACAAACGCAAAACAAAAATCGAATCACGCTATtagaggaggaggaggaggatgATGACGAAGAGGATAAGAGGAGGATGGAGAAAATGCAGCTGGTGCGTCCAACTTTCTTGTTTGACAACAAGATGCTGAGAACAATTACTATCACCAAGTCTAAGGAAGCCAAAAAGATCAAAGTTTCTCAGCAGAAGGGAATACCAACTAACAATAGCGAAGCTGTTGCCGACATTTCAAACCAGATGGGCGACAAGGGAAGGATTCCAAACGTAATAGCCAAACTAATGGGGCTAGACAACCTTCCTGAGAAAAAAGATTCACGTAATAGTAATACTGCATCATCCAAGCACTCAAGCAGCACTACACTGAAGAGCAAACAAACTGACAATTTgatcaaaaaccaaaaagtgGTTGTAGGATCTTTCAAAAACCTAATGTTTGGTGGCGCGGATAAAAATTTAGTCCTTCAAAACCAAAAGACTATCTCTGAGTCTGAGGTGGTTGGTATAAAATCATTGAAGGGCTTTGACAAAGCCAGCATCATCAACGGTTCTGCTCAAAAGAACCTTGTTAGGGAAAGTCAAAATTATGTTGAGGTGGTGATGGGAAGGAAACAGGATCGCCCAAATAACAGTGGCACGTCTAAGGGCAGAACCACCAGCAATGGCAATGATCCTGTTCGAAATCTGCACGAAAGAAGATCACAAGTTAAATCTGCCAATCAGGTTGCAAATGCAAGTATTATTCAACCGGAAAAAAGACATGCAATTACAAACAAGCACATGCAGATGGGCAATGAAAACAAGTCTCGGGACCATCTGGGAGTTCAAAAGTCAAACTCATACTACATACTGTCTAAAGGTAGAGGGAGAGAAATGACAATCGAGAATTCATCCAAACAATCCACCAATAATCctcaaaagaagaagaagaaaaaacagtCATCCATAAACCAACCCACACCGTTCAAAAAATCATGTGGTAACCATGATCTAGTGGAATCCAATGAGAAAGTAAACGAAATTATTAATAGAAAGTCCTCTCCAAGATATGAAGATTTTGAACGGAGGCAAACAGTACTCAAGGATCATAAACTGGCCTCCAGCAAGAAAATAAAACCTGAACAAATGCTGAGAGGAAGAAATGGACAAGGCAAATTTCAAGAAGCGAGTGATAGAGCATCTGGTGGCAAGTTCAAAGTCTTCAACGGAGCAGAGCGAAAAAGGGCTAGTATGTTCATAGAAGCCGAACAACTGCTTCCTACTACGTTATACAATTCTGGCAGTGGTGGAGATTTACAAGAATCACCCAATGACTTG CAATACGAAGCTGTTCCTGGGTCGCCACATGAGGGATTGAAGACAAGTGAAGTTGctttacataaaattaaaacaaatg GGGGAATTCAGGAATACGGAATGGGTGTGAAATTAGAAGATCAAAATATTTGTGAAAAACAACCATTATTAACAGAAAGTGGAAACCGCCTCAAGTTGATTTTGGTAATGAGCCAATTATTCGTCAACACTGCAGAAGCCCTTTTCAGACTCAACATTCCGTTTGGTATTCTTCAAGGTGGTCGTCAAGATCAAGGTAGCAAACTTATACTAGATTGCGGCTATGAAGTGATGAAAAGAAAAGGGATACGGCAGGAACTCAAAGTTCATACTTGCTCAAAGATATCATCAATCACGAGTACTGCTAATATTATAAGATCCCTAGATGACTTGGTTAGGCAGCTGAGTGAAGACATGGACAAGCTTAAATTATACGGAAGGAAAAACAGTAGCCAAGTTGATGTTGAGGAGATGATTCAACGTGATGTGTATCATAAATATCCAGACATAGACTGCATGTGGGATTTGGGTTGGAATGATGACACACTTGCATTTATCGAAAAATATGATGTTATAAGGGATATAGAAAAGCATATCATTAGTGTACTACTAGATGAGATCACCAAAGATTATTGCATGTTCAAAGAGAATTGA
- the LOC101514929 gene encoding D-cysteine desulfhydrase 1, mitochondrial, whose amino-acid sequence MYGRLVMCSICPSISILHTRKLSTLVELLMASSSFDFLSLKPYTPPSWASHLDPIPSHVFSLAHLPTPIHRWNLPNLPPNTEVWLKRDDLSGMQLSGNKVRKLEFLLADAIAEGADSVITIGGIQSNHCRATAVAAKYLNLDPFLILRTSKLLVDQDPSLTGNLLVERLVGANLQLISKEEYAQIGSVTLANLLKQKLINQGRNPYVIPVGGSNSLGTWGYIEAVREIEMQIQSGTSNVKFDDIVVACGSGGTIAGLSLGSSLSTLKARVHAFSVCDDPDYFHDFVQGLIDGLKAGVNSRDIVHIQNAKGLGYAMNTSEELSFVKEVAEATGVVLDPVYSGKAAYAMLKDMNENPKKWEGRKILFIHTGGLLGLYDKVDQLASFVGNWQRMDVNESVPRQDGIGKMF is encoded by the exons ATGTATGGTCGATTGGTGATGTGTTCAATTTGTCCTTCCATATCCATTCTCCATACCAGGAAGCTATCAACCCTCGTGGAGCTATTGATGGCATCATCAAGCTTCGACTTCCTCAGCCTGAAGCCTTACACTCCTCCTTCATGGGCATCCCACCTCGACCCTATACCTTCTCATGTCTTCTCTCTTGCCCAT CTTCCGACTCCAATTCACCGATGGAACCTTCCAAACTTGCCACCCAATACGGAAGTGTGGCTCAAG CGCGATGACCTTTCCGGAATGCAATTGAGTGGAAACAAAGTGAGGAAATTAGAGTTCTTATTGGCAGATGCAATTGCTGAAGGTGCCGACTCTGTTATTACAATTGGAGGCATCCAAAGCAACCATTGTCGCGCCACTGCCGTTGCTGCTAAGTATTTGAATCTCGACCCTTTCCTTATACTCCGCACTTCTAAA CTCCTTGTTGACCAAGATCCATCCCTCACAGGCAATCTCCTAGTTGAGCGTTTGGTTGGAGCTAACCTTCAACTTATATCCAAAGAAGAATACGCACAAATTGGAAGTGTC ACACTTGCCAACCTCCTCAAACAAAAGTTGATCAACCAAGGAAGGAACCCATACGTTATTCCCGTTGGCGGATCCAACTCTCTCGGAACATG GGGTTACATAGAGGCAGTTCGGGAAATTGAGATGCAGATTCAAAGTGGAACAAGCAATGTCAAGTTTGATGATATTGTTGTGGCTTGTGGCAG TGGGGGCACAATTGCTGGTCTATCACTGGGTTCATCATTGAGTACCTTGAAAGCAAGG GTTCATGCATTCTCTGTTTGTGATGACCCGGATTACTTCCACGACTTTGTCCAAGGCTTGATTGATGGACTCAAAGCTGGTGTTAACTCTAGAGATATTGTCCACATACAAAAT GCCAAGGGTCTTGGCTACGCAATGAACACTTCTGAGGAGCTTAGTTTTGTAAAAGAAGTTGCTGAAGCTACTGGTGTTGTTCTTGACCCAGTATACAG CGGTAAGGCTGCATATGCAATGCTTAAAGATATGAATGAAAATCCAAAGAAATGGGAAGGGAGGAAGATCCTCTTCATACATACGGGTGGCCTCTTAGGATTGTATGACAAGGTGGATCAGCTGGCTTCTTTTGTAGGGAATTGGCAGCGAATGGATGTTAATGAATCTGTTCCTAGGCAGGATGGTATTGGAAAAATGTTctag
- the LOC101515255 gene encoding uncharacterized protein, translating into MMRWCGNAYASASVPLWRWKLCDCYAYTYTYTYTYIELVSLKRNRNRNLNLNLNGKKLFCRKRANTNSSSSEIDFDPELRSVLELATESELCEIERILFGPSYLSPLLKSVTLTTTTLEDLEPSMIEHDIQLRQQFIATLESRFFFLAADARSTLRGWRPSYRNVLLHLRTKFNIPCSTQLSTQDLELEIFLHLLHYNSTQESGSTASDGQGTLQHGLDQWKMQSKVGAQDFQSIVLKGGGIFTFSKIYQLLARKLSGKMVVEAANYQVKKELIKKGGQLVMINLESRAALLAAKQGFVGAASRYLGFRSMLTLLGPVLWGTFLADLVIQMLGTDYARILRTIYALAQIRVFRTYRLPSDVAEE; encoded by the exons ATGATGAGGTGGTGTGGAAATGCTTATGCAAGTGCAAGCGTGCCATTATGGAGATGGAAACTGTGCGACTGTTACGCTTACACTTACACTTACACTTACACTTACATA GAATTGGTTTCGCTCAAGCGCAACCGCAATCGCAATCTCAATCTCAATCTCAATGGGAAGAAGCTATTTTGTCGAAAAAGGGCAAATACAAATTCTTCTTCATCTGAAATTGACTTCGATCCTGAGCTGCGGTCAGTGCTTGAACTTGCAACGGAGTCGGAGCTGTGTGAAATTGAAAGAATCCTCTTCGGCCCGAG ctACTTGAGTCCTTTGCTCAAATCCGTCACATTAACAACAACCACCCTGGAGGACCTGGAGCCATCCATGATTGAACATGACATTCAACTACGCCAACAATTTATAGCCACTCTCGAGTCCCGCTTTTTCTTTCTTGCAGCTGATGCCCGCTCAACATTAAGGGGTTGGAGGCCATCTTATAGAAATGTCTTGCTTCACCTAAGGACAAAATTCAATATTCCCTGCTCAACCCAACTCTCAACTCAGGACCTTGAACTAGAAATATTCCTCCACCTTTTACACTACAACTCAAC TCAAGAATCAGGATCCACCGCATCTGATGGTCAGGGCACTCTACAACATGGACTCGATCAATGGAAAATGCAGTCAAAAGTTGGTGCACAAGACTTTCAATCTATTGTTTTGAAG GGAGGTGGTATATTTACGTTCTCAAAGATATATCAATTG TTAGCGAGGAAATTATCTGGGAAAATGGTTGTAGAAGCTGCTAACTACCAGGTTAAGAAAGAGTTAATAAAGAAG GGTGGGCAGTTAGTTATGATCAATCTAGAATCCAGAGCAGCTTTGCTTGCAGCAAAACAG GGTTTTGTTGGTGCTGCGTCAAGATATCTGGGTTTTAGAAGCATGCTCACATTACTTGGACCTGT GCTTTGGGGAACATTTCTGGCTGATCTTGTCATTCAAATGCTGGGAACAGATTATGCTAGAATCTTGCGAACAATTTATGCTTTGGCTCAG ATTCGAGTCTTCCGCACATATAGGCTGCCATCTGATGTTGCTGAGGAATAG